In Amblyraja radiata isolate CabotCenter1 chromosome 36, sAmbRad1.1.pri, whole genome shotgun sequence, the sequence ccattgatgctgcctcacccgctgagttcctccagcatttttgtctacctttgatctttccagcatttgcagttctttattaaacatgatcctatcacgtatgaccatAATGAATGTCGGGGCCCCATCCGCGGCAACTCTTTGAATACCTTGTGTGTCCTTTACATACCTTGACTGGAACCGGCGGAACAGACCACCATTTGGCAGTACAACGGGTAGGAAGGTGGAGCCAGCAAAGCATCGTGGCGTGCAATTAGGGCACAACATTCACATGACCATCCACTGCATCCTGACCTATCGCCAGCCGTCTTGTCTATTTCTTGCCACTGGATACAGATAGGCCGGGacgagtaacatttgcaaatttgcagatgacacaaagctgggtggcagtgtgaactgtgaggaggatgctatgacaatgcagggtgatttggacaggttgggtgagtgggcagatgcagtttaatgtggataaatgtgaggttatccactttggtagcaaaaacaggaaggcagattattatctgaatggtgtcaagttgggaaaaggggaagtacaagggacctgggggcccttgttcatcagtcaatgaaagtacgcatgcaggcacagcaggcagtgaagaaagcgaatggcatgttggccttcataaccagaggaatcgagtataggagcaaagacgtccttctggagttgtatagggccctagagagaccacacctggcgtattgtgtgcagttttggtcccctaatttgaggaaggacattcttgctattgagggagtgcagcgtaggtttaacaaggttaattcccgggatggcgggactgtcatacgctgagagaatggagcagctgggcttgcatactctggagtttagaaggatgagaggacatcttattgaaacatataagattattaatggtttggacacgctggaggcaggaacatgttcacgatgttgcgggagtccagaaccaggggctgtagtttaagaataaggggtaagccatttagaacggagatgatgaaacacttcttcacagagagttgtgagcctgtggaattctctgcctcgaagGAGGTggagtttctctggatactttcaagagagagctagatagggctcttaaagatagcggagtcaggagatatggggagaaagcaggaacggggtagtgattggggatgatcagccatgatcacattgaatggtggtggtgactcgaagggctgaatggcctcctcctgcacctgttgtctattgagatAGTGAGGCTGACGATTTGCGCAATTCTCCCTCATATTAATCCAAGTCAAGCGCACGTCATGACTTCAGGACCCGTCCCGCCCAACTGGGCGAAGCAAGATCTCTACAGGAGCGCGTGCAGTTGAGAAGAAGCGCACAGCAGAAGCTCAGAGGGAACGTGCCGCGCGCAAGGCTCCAGCCACTTCAACTTCTACTGCAGCACCCACACAACTGTATCCCATATTTGGGCGAGTGAACCTTCCGGGCCCAGATCCGTCTCACTAGTCACCTCCGGACCCACAAACTGTAGATCAAGAAAGTTGCAGCAACATCTGCTGTAGGCGCACCGGAGAGGCGTGGATTGGTTTGTTGAAaatgctgatcagaggttggtgatcagtttcaatcgtgactgtgaccaaagatgaaatcattgaatttcgtgcaggcgaaaacaaccgccaacagctctttctcaatttgggcacatcgttgttctgtgtcagtcgaGGTACACGAGGCATACGCAACAGTGTTATTGCCGTTGCCATCATCTGTCCGTGACGACTTGGCCTGCGCCTCAGTCTCCTGCTTcctctccaggaatgctgaggaaTGCTGGTTCAGTCTCCCTCAACTGTGAAGCCACCTGCTCTCTCCCCGCGGGAAAAGAACGGAGATGGTCTCTATCGTACACGTGCTGGTCTTGTTTGTAAGCCGGTTGTGAAGTACCCGGACTATGtttgtctttcctccagtttattatcaattgctatgcgTGCCTTACTTAGTTAATGGGTTTGTACTgttattgattctttaagagggaggatgtagatcagtgtcactcatgttatgaatcatgcttttgtagttgcGCCTACTTGCTTTTACAGTAACCCTCCCTGCCTGTTTCCCTGAGAATTAGAGAAAGGTGCTAGCATGAAGTTATCAATGCTAtgtcgttaataaagtctttggacctttatcatggtgtaaggcttcagttattacCACAACCGTAACACAACACAAACAAAAACCACATGGTCTTCTAGGTCTACGAAGgacgaacaacaacaacaacaacaccttgtgtatggtgtgcaggacaaagagtttcactgtgacagggtcacatgtgataataaagtatcaaacgCTGAACATTGCAGTAATGGGGCTTTGCTTGCTTACCGCTGCACACTCTTGTCCTTGACCTCGGTCAGGCCCGTCGCTGGGGTGAGCAGGCTGCTCCAAAACGCCCCGACGTCTCCGGCCTCCAAGGCTCGATTTATCAGTGCCACTGCCGAGAGCATCTCCACAGCAACGTACAGTTCCTCCAGAGTCAGCTCACCCAGCACGAGGAGAACACAGCACAGtcaacctcacacacacacagcaccatgGGGtgtcagaaagctggagtaactcagcgggacaggcagcatctctggagagaaggaacgagagacatttcgggtcgagaccccattcttcagacattacagcattacatccctgtcttgtacactgcaagggccaggaagtgagcggacaagatcatctctgatccctttcACCCTGACCCCTCGCCACAAACtcattgaatcacttccctctggaaggcaactccggacagtcaaagctgccacagccagacataaaaacagctttttttcccacgagtagtagctctactcaataaccaaatgtctgcagcctccttttgctctggtattttatttcatttacatgtttaaactgtaatgttttattattaatgtttaatgttttgtgtcattcttaattcttACACTGTGTGTGTCGTGTTGTTATtggcgagtggagcaccaagacaaattccttgtatgggaacatacttggctaataaacgtattcattcattcatgttgtGTGCCGATACATATGCCAATTATACGCTCTTGGATCTGAACGTCTGCAGTGTGAGCTGGCGGTGAACGGGAGCTGGCGGTTGCTTGCTCACCTGTGGTTTCTGCCGCTGGAGAGCAGCCAGCTCCCTCTGGTACAGCGCCCCTGCGAATGGGTAGACCTCGGGCAGTTTGGCACTGGGGTCCATCAGTTCTTCGTCGTCCCAGCGTACGGCTGTGTTGATCCTGGCCACGGACTGCAGCACTGGGGCACaaagagacagtcagactggggaCCGGCAACACTGCTTGGGACGCAATGATCAAAGCAAAAAAGTTAACGGGACTCacccggacacaaagtgctggagtaactgggcgggtcAGGCAGGTAACGTTTTGTGtcacaacccttcttcaaacttacaGGGGGAGACtgagggagaggaggtgagaaGGGGAGACTGGGGGAGGTGGTTAGAAGGtgagaaaaagggtcccaacccaaaaacttcacctatccacgttcctcgaagatgctgcctaaccgctgagttactccagtgtccttTTATGTAACCCAGAatgtacagttccttgtttccacatactACTGATttaacttatttacttacttattattacagactcaaggtccagataaaagatAAGACATTACAGAATAAATTGTATACATAAGCACAGTAAATTACATTcaaaagcacaatacatggtttaagatcaagaataaaaataatcagtgtcctacaacgagtcaacgataccaatgtctcca encodes:
- the LOC116966215 gene encoding ras GTPase-activating-like protein IQGAP3, coding for MPLLHTYGQMLQSVARINTAVRWDDEELMDPSAKLPEVYPFAGALYQRELAALQRQKPQGELTLEELYVAVEMLSAVALINRALEAGDVGAFWSSLLTPATGLTEVKDKSVQR